One Silene latifolia isolate original U9 population chromosome 4, ASM4854445v1, whole genome shotgun sequence DNA segment encodes these proteins:
- the LOC141652651 gene encoding putative DNA glycosylase At3g47830 → MQKPRKRKQISSETAIKIPPNKTKISNIEPYPSHLRPTPEECLIIRDELLEMHGFPEEFAQFRKDRQISELSSSNLVNGSVKSEGILEKVSVLDGLVSTILSQNTTDVNSQRAFASLKAAFPTWENVLAADQKLLEDAIRCGGLAPTKASCIKNLLRCLQERKGMLCLEYLRDLSIDEIKSELSSFKGIGPKTVACVLLFHLQLDDFPVDTHILQIAKTLHWVPEAADAKKTYVHLNQRIPKELKFDLNCLLFTHGKMCNRCSTKVGKRDKKENVGKPCPLLNHCKDL, encoded by the exons ATGCAAAAACCCAGAAAAAGAAAGCAAATTTCTTCAGAAACAGCAATTAAAATCCCCCCAAATAAAACCAAAATCTCAAACATAGAACCATACCCATCTCACTTAAGACCAACCCCAGAAGAATGCCTAATTATCAGAGATGAACTCTTGGAAATGCATGGTTTTCCTGAAGAATTCGCCCAATTTAGAAAAGATAGACAAATTTCAGAGCTTAGTTCTTCAAATTTAGTTAATGGGTCTGTGAAATCTGAGGGTATTTTGGAGAAAGTTAGTGTCTTGGATGGTTTAGTCAGCACTATTCTTTCACAGAACACTACTGATGTTAACTCTCAGAGGGCTTTTGCTTCTCTTAAAGCTGCTTTTCCTACTTGGGAGAAT GTACTTGCTGCTGATCAAAAGTTATTGGAGGATGCTATAAGATGTGGAGGCTTGGCTCCGACTAAAGCTTCTTGTATAAAGAACTTGTTGAGGTGTCTTCAAGAGAGAAAGGGGATGTTATGCTTAGAATACTTACGAGACTTGTCGATAGATGAAATCAAGTCTGAGCTTTCTAGTTTTAAAGGCATTGGACCTAAAACT GTGGCTTGTGTTCTTCTGTTCCATCTGCAGCTGGATGATTTTCCAGTAGACACACAT ATTCTGCAGATTGCTAAAACTCTACACTGGGTGCCTGAAGCAGCTGATGCAAAGAAGACATACGTCCACTTAAACCAGAGAATCCCAAAGGAACTGAAATTCGATCTCAACTGCCTTTTATTTACGCATGGTAAGATGTGCAATAGATGCTCCACAAAAGTAGGAAAGCGAGACAAAAAAGAAAATGTTGGTAAGCCATGTCCTTTATTAAACCACTGTAAGGATCTTTGA